GGCACCGTATTGCGCGATGAAGTTGTCGGACGTCGGGGGCTTCTCGTATTGGCCGGACTTGGAGATCTTCTTGCCGTCTTCACCGACGATGAAGCCGTGGGTGAGAACGGCTTTATAAGGCGCTTCGTTGAAGGCGATGATGCTGGTCCATAGCGAAGACTGGAACCAGCCGCGGTGCTGGTCGGAGCCTTCGAGATAAAGATCGGCGGGTGCGGAGGTGTTGCCCTGATGGTTGCGAAGGACGGCGGCGTGGGAAGAGCCGGAGTCGATCCAGACATCGAGCGTGTCGCGGCCGATGGTGAGCGTGGACGGCGCGGGCCAGCCGGCAGGAAGCGCGACGCCATCGAGGATCTCGGAGGCGGGGGCGTCATACCAGAAGTTGGTGCCCTTGGTGGCGATCTTGTCGGCCACGGCGCGGATCACGCCGGCATCGATGAAGGCGTTTTTATCGGCGTCGTAGAAGGCGATGATGGGAACGCCCCATGAACGCTGGCGGCTGATGCACCAATCCGGACGGGCTTCGACGGCGCCGGTGATGCGGGCCTGGCCCCAAGTCGGAACCCACTGGACAGCGGGAATGGAGGCGAGGGCGGTTTCGCGGGGAGAAGCCGGAGTGGCAGAGGACGTGCGGTCGAGGCCGACGAACCACTGGTCAACGGCGCGGAAGATGATCGGGGTCTTTGAGCGCCAGCAGTGCGGGTAGCTGTGGACGTATTTGGCCTTGGCGAGGAGAGCGCCGGCGCCGGCGAGTTTTTTGAGGACGGCGAGGTTGGCGGGCGAAGGCTTCTTGGCGGCGATGTCCTCGATGGTTTCGAGGGTGCTGATGCCGACGAGATCGGCGGGGACTTGTCCGTCGTCGAGGTAGCGGCCGTCGCCGCCGACGGGGCAATAGATATCCAGTTTGTATTTGAGGCCGGTGAGATAGTCGTCGGCACCGTGGCCGGGGGCGGTGTGGACGGCGCCGGTGCCGGAGTCGGTCGTGACATAGTCGGCGAGGACGACGGGCGAGGCGCGGTCGATGAACGGATGGCGGGGGGCGAGTTTTTCGAGCTCGGCGCCCTTGACGGTTTTGACGATGGCGGGGGCGGCCTCAATCTTGGCAGCGGCGAGCACGGCGCCGAGCAGGGCCTGAGCGACGATGATGCGTTCGGCCCCGAGGTCGGCGACGACGTATTCAACTTCCGGATGCAGGGCGATCGCGAGGTTGGCCGGGATCGTCCACGGGGTGGTCGTCCAGATGACGACGAAGAGTGGCTTGTCGGAGGGAAGGTTGAACTTCGCGGATTCCTCGGCGGGCACGGCGAACTTTACCCAGATCGCGGTCGAGACGTGGTCTTTATATTCGATCTCGGCCTCGGCGAGGGCGGTTTCGAAGGGGATGGACCAGTAAACGGGTTTCTTGGAACGGTAGACCAGGTTCTTTTCGACGAAGGCCGAGAAGGTTCGGATGATGTCGGCCTCGTAGGCGGGAGCCTTGGTCTTGTATTGGTTGGCCCAGTCGGCCTGCACGCCAAGACGTTTGAATTGTTTGGTCTGGGTGGTGATCCAGCTCTCGGCGAAGGCGTCGCAGAGGGAGCGCATTTCGGCGGTGGAGACCTGCTTGTTTTCGGCCTGGAGGCCGCGCATGACCTTTTGCTCGATGGGAAGGCCGTGGCAGTCCCAGCCCGGCACGTAGGGCGTGCGGTAGCCGCGGAGAGATTTGTAGCGAAGCGTGATATCCTTGAGGGACTTGTTCAGGGCGGTGCCAATGTGGACATCGCCGTTGGTGAACGGGGGACCGTCATGGAGGACGAACGTTTTGCCGGTATTCGCGTTCTTGCGCTGAATGGCGGCGTAGAGATCCAGTTTCTCCCAGTGGGCGAGGCGGGAGGGCTCGCGCTGCACGAGATTTGCCCGCATGGGGAAATCGGTTTTAGGAAGCTGGAGAGTGTCTTTCAGGTCTTGCGCCATGCCAAAGAAAAGCGGCGAAGGCTACCCCCGGCACCTCGGTAGTCAAGGCCCGCGAACGACTCGTTTTGGGAAGAAGTTACGCCAAGGCGCGGACGGCCAGTTTTTCGCCGGCGGCGAGGCAGTTAGGAAGCGAGATGCCGTCGCGAACGTGTCCGCCGATCAAAAGTCCGGGGCGGGCGGCCTCGGTGCGGGCGATAAGGTCGAGAAAACGCTCGTAACCGAGATTGTATTGGGGGATGGCGTGCGCCCAGAAACTGCGGCGGATGAAGGCGGGGGCACCGCTCACGCCGAGGAGTTCGGAGAGTTCTTTTTGGACGAGGGTGAGCAGGGAAGGCTCGTCAAGACGGGCGAGGTCGGGGCGGAGGGCGCCGCCGCTCATGACTGTGAGGGCAACGTGGCCGGCGGGGGCGCGTCCGGGGAAAAGCGTGGAGTTGAACAGGACGCCGAGGATGGAGCGGCTTTCGGCGGGCGGGACCAGCATACCGAAGCCGTCGAGCGGGTGGGTTACCTGTTCGCAGCGATAACCGAGGAAGAGGGAGGAAACAGGTGGGTATTCAACGTCGGAGAGAGCTGAGAGCGGACGTTCGCCCATCGGGCCGATGGTGAGCTCGGAAAGTGCGGCCGCGGGCACGGCTAGGACGACGGAGGAGAATGTTTCAGTGTGCGAGACCTGATGGGAATCTTTCCAATACAGCTTCCAAGGTTGGCCGGGGACGATTTCGGTGACGCGCGCGTTGAGTTCGACGCTACCGGCGGGGAGGCGGGCGGCCAAGGCGCGAGGGAGAGTTTCGAGTCCGTCGGTGAAATTGACGATGGGTGACGGGCCGGAGGGCTCGCCGCGGGCGCGTTTGGCCTTGGCGGAGGCGAGTTGGGCGCGGATGAGCGACCCGTGGGTGCGTTCGGCTTCCCATAGAGAAGGGAAACTGTGACGCGCGGAGAGTTTTTGGGCATTGCCGGCGTAGATTCCAGAAACGAACGGACGCAGGCCGTAATCCACCAGTTCGGAACCAAAATGATCGGCAACGAAATCGGCGAGACTGACGTCGGCGGTGCGGTTGCGACGGCGGGAGAAGACCTCGATGAGCAGCTGGAGTTTCGCAATGCCGGAAAAAAGCGGAGAGGTGAAAAAGGCCGGAGGAGAGGTGGGCGCGGCGACGGGGCGGCCATCACGGACGATGTAGCGGTTTTTGGCGGCGGGCGACGCGGTCAGCGGGGCGAGGTCGAGTTCGGAAAGGAGTGCGGCGACCGGCGGGGTGAGTTGGAGGGAGTTGGGACCGGCTTCGTGGAGCCAGTCGCCTTCACGTTCGCTGCGGATGTTGCCGCCGAGGCGAGGCGAGGCTTCGAAGAGACGAAATGCACGGCCTTGACGCGCAAGCCGGTGTGCGGCGGCGAGGCCGGTGATACCGCCGCCGATGATGGCGACGGGGAGGGTTTCGGAGTTTCTGACAGGATTCACGGGATGGGAACAGGATGTCAGAACGGAGCGTATCGGACTACGCAGATTTTGCGCTTTGCGAAGCGGGTTATTTCCACGTGGTCACCGTATCCACGAGCGCCTGCATGTTTTCGATCTTGGCCTGCGGGGTGATGCCGTGGCCGAGATTGAAGACGTGGCCGTTGAGCCCGCGCATGGATTCGAGGAGGCGGGCGGCTTCGCGGGAGACGATCTCGGGGGTGGTCTGCATGAGGACAGGGTCGAGATTGCCCTGGAGCGCGACGTTGGCGGGGAGGTTACGACGGACGATGGCGAGGTCGTTGGTCCAGTCGACGCTGATGGCGCGCACGCCGGAAAACGCCTGGTCGGTGAGGTGGGGCGCGGTGCCCTTGGCGTAGAGAATGATCGGGAAATCAGCGGGCAATGCGGCGATGATGCGGCGTATCCATTTCAAGGATGCGGCTTCATAATCGGGGCCGGCGATGAGTCCGCCCCAGGAGTCAAAGATCTGGATAGCATCGGCGCCGGCGGCGATCTGCATGTGGAAGTAGGCGATCAGCGACTCGGTGAGTTTTTCGAGGAGCGCGTCGAAGGTGGCGCGGTCGGTATAGAAGAGGAGCTT
This portion of the Rariglobus hedericola genome encodes:
- the ileS gene encoding isoleucine--tRNA ligase, which gives rise to MAQDLKDTLQLPKTDFPMRANLVQREPSRLAHWEKLDLYAAIQRKNANTGKTFVLHDGPPFTNGDVHIGTALNKSLKDITLRYKSLRGYRTPYVPGWDCHGLPIEQKVMRGLQAENKQVSTAEMRSLCDAFAESWITTQTKQFKRLGVQADWANQYKTKAPAYEADIIRTFSAFVEKNLVYRSKKPVYWSIPFETALAEAEIEYKDHVSTAIWVKFAVPAEESAKFNLPSDKPLFVVIWTTTPWTIPANLAIALHPEVEYVVADLGAERIIVAQALLGAVLAAAKIEAAPAIVKTVKGAELEKLAPRHPFIDRASPVVLADYVTTDSGTGAVHTAPGHGADDYLTGLKYKLDIYCPVGGDGRYLDDGQVPADLVGISTLETIEDIAAKKPSPANLAVLKKLAGAGALLAKAKYVHSYPHCWRSKTPIIFRAVDQWFVGLDRTSSATPASPRETALASIPAVQWVPTWGQARITGAVEARPDWCISRQRSWGVPIIAFYDADKNAFIDAGVIRAVADKIATKGTNFWYDAPASEILDGVALPAGWPAPSTLTIGRDTLDVWIDSGSSHAAVLRNHQGNTSAPADLYLEGSDQHRGWFQSSLWTSIIAFNEAPYKAVLTHGFIVGEDGKKISKSGQYEKPPTSDNFIAQYGADVIRFWIASQDFTQDITLSEKILNNAAEGYRNLRNTLRYQLSTFSDFDPATDAVPYAQIDTLDRWALHQTAKLLAEATAAYDAYEYHRVIQAVSSFCATTLSAVYHDILKDRLYTLGTTNPLRRSSQTAIHHIFGVLVKILAPVLTFTADEAWAYATTKTEFTDNPIHLQDWPVADAAWTNPEIEADMAALLKVRSLVTEAIEPARQAGKIGKSLDASITLSADSADTTLGTLEKHRDFLPELFIVSHVTLTPATGAPLTAAVRNCEELGDAKCPRCWRWVPALENTTHGELCSRCAEALHAP
- the hemG gene encoding protoporphyrinogen oxidase, yielding MNPVRNSETLPVAIIGGGITGLAAAHRLARQGRAFRLFEASPRLGGNIRSEREGDWLHEAGPNSLQLTPPVAALLSELDLAPLTASPAAKNRYIVRDGRPVAAPTSPPAFFTSPLFSGIAKLQLLIEVFSRRRNRTADVSLADFVADHFGSELVDYGLRPFVSGIYAGNAQKLSARHSFPSLWEAERTHGSLIRAQLASAKAKRARGEPSGPSPIVNFTDGLETLPRALAARLPAGSVELNARVTEIVPGQPWKLYWKDSHQVSHTETFSSVVLAVPAAALSELTIGPMGERPLSALSDVEYPPVSSLFLGYRCEQVTHPLDGFGMLVPPAESRSILGVLFNSTLFPGRAPAGHVALTVMSGGALRPDLARLDEPSLLTLVQKELSELLGVSGAPAFIRRSFWAHAIPQYNLGYERFLDLIARTEAARPGLLIGGHVRDGISLPNCLAAGEKLAVRALA
- the hemE gene encoding uroporphyrinogen decarboxylase, which gives rise to MNSRERFLSALACQPLDRPPLWVMRQAGRYLPEYRALKAQSSFVHMVQTPALAAEVTLQPVRRFPGLDAAILFSDILVIPEALGQPYSFRDGGGIAMDRRISTRADIDALNPVSAVPEKLDYVAQTLRLLKTELAGSKMLLGFGGSPWTLATYMVEGGSSDDFERIKLLFYTDRATFDALLEKLTESLIAYFHMQIAAGADAIQIFDSWGGLIAGPDYEAASLKWIRRIIAALPADFPIILYAKGTAPHLTDQAFSGVRAISVDWTNDLAIVRRNLPANVALQGNLDPVLMQTTPEIVSREAARLLESMRGLNGHVFNLGHGITPQAKIENMQALVDTVTTWK